The genomic segment AAAGACGGGCAAGGCCTTGAACGTTGGTCGGGATTGCTCACAAAAGCGTTGCAGCAGATCCAGATCGATTTCAGCGAGGAACAGCTCTCGCCGTACGTGGCACTGCTCGGCTATCTCGGTTCTCACCCTGCCGATCCAGCCGCAGACTTCGCCGTTCAGAAGGATCTCGGCACAGGGCAGGCAGATGGAATGCTCGGGCAAAGTGCGATATTGCGCTTCGGGAAGCTGCAAATGCCGCAAAAGATGTTCCACCATGCCCTTGAGATCGGCAAATTCAACGAACTCTACCGGACACGGCCATCCTTCAGGATACCGTTGTCCGGTCAGGGCCAGACCGAGTCGGGAGGGTTCATTGGCCCCGGTTTCAGAAGCTGATTCGGGCTGAAACACCACGGCGGTTTCGAAAATCCGCAGCGATGTATTGCCCTGGGTCATGTTGTGCCGCACGCTTTGCAATAGGCCGGGGGCCAGCATGGGCCGGAGAACGTTCTGGTCCTCGGAGAGAGGGTTGCGCAAGGCAATGGTCCGGGAGTCGTCGACAATGCCCAGCAGCGCCAACTCCTGTGTGGAGACGAAGCTGTAGTTGATCACTTCGGTCAATCCGAGACCGCGGCCCCAGTGCTTGACGCGGCGCCGAAAAGCCGTGTTCGGGGCCAACGTCTTCAACGCATCCAGAGATTTAGACAGCCTGGGCAGGACCGCCGGAATGCGGTCCAGACCGTAACAGCGTCCAACCTCTTCAATCAGGTCCGCCTCCCTCTCCAGATCCCTGCGGGAACCGGGAGGCGTAATCTGCCAGGCCTTCTGATCCTCGGCGGCAACCTTGCAGCCCAAAGCCTCCAAGGTGTCGCGACAAAATGCGTCCTCTAGAGGCAAACCAAGAAGTTTCCTGGCCCGCTCAGGGCGAAAGGAAATCACAGGGGATTGCCAGGGACGTGGCTGGTTCAAGGCTACACCGCGCATGACCTTTCCGCCGGCTGTTTCCAGGATCAAAGCCATGGCCCGGTCCAGAGCCAGTTTTGACCCGGGCTGATCAACACCGCGCTCGAATCGATAGGACGATTCACTGGACAGTCCAAGCCGACGTGATGTCTTGCGGATGCTGATGGGATTAAAGACCGCGCACTCCAGAAGAATGGACGAAGTCCGTGCCGTGACCTCGGAATTGGCCCCACCCATGACTCCGGCCAGGGCAACGGCCTTTTCCGCATCGTGAATGAGCAGGTCAGAGGACAAGAGAGTCCGTGTCCGGCCATCCAGCGTTTCAAAGCTCTGCCCTTCCCGAGCAAGGCCGACGCGGATCATCTTTCCGGCGAGCAGTGCCAGGTCGAAAGCGTGCAGCGGTTGGCCCCACTCCATGAGAATGAAGTTGGTCACGTCCACGACATTGTTGATGGGCCGCTGTCCCACGGACAACAGCCGACGCTGCAGCCAGGCCGGGCTGGGAGCAATCCGAATGCCCTCGATGATCCGAGCCTGGTATAGCGGACACAGTTCCGGCTCATCAATGACAATGGTCACGGCCTCGCTACAGTCCGGCCCTTCCTCATGCACGTTCAGCCGGGGCAGCTTCAAAGGCAGATTGAACTCCGTGGCTACTTCCCGGGCTAATCCGAGGACGCTCAGGCAATCACCGCGGTTAGGCGTGATGGAAACATTCAGGACTTCGTCATTCAGGTCAAAGACGCGAAGCAGGCTGTGCCCGAGATTGTAATGTCCGTCCAGAACCATGATCCCGTCACTTTCTTCGCCCAGCCCCAGCTCGACCTCGGAACAGATCATGCCCTGGGACGTCTCTCCGCGGATC from the Desulfonatronum thiosulfatophilum genome contains:
- the pheT gene encoding phenylalanine--tRNA ligase subunit beta, yielding MFLSLNWLREFTPYEGTSEQLADRLTMLGLEVEEVIRPFAHLANVVVGRVLDCDRHPQSERLSLCRVDIGQVKTLPIVCGASNVAKGQLVAVAKPGSELPDGKVIAETVIRGETSQGMICSEVELGLGEESDGIMVLDGHYNLGHSLLRVFDLNDEVLNVSITPNRGDCLSVLGLAREVATEFNLPLKLPRLNVHEEGPDCSEAVTIVIDEPELCPLYQARIIEGIRIAPSPAWLQRRLLSVGQRPINNVVDVTNFILMEWGQPLHAFDLALLAGKMIRVGLAREGQSFETLDGRTRTLLSSDLLIHDAEKAVALAGVMGGANSEVTARTSSILLECAVFNPISIRKTSRRLGLSSESSYRFERGVDQPGSKLALDRAMALILETAGGKVMRGVALNQPRPWQSPVISFRPERARKLLGLPLEDAFCRDTLEALGCKVAAEDQKAWQITPPGSRRDLEREADLIEEVGRCYGLDRIPAVLPRLSKSLDALKTLAPNTAFRRRVKHWGRGLGLTEVINYSFVSTQELALLGIVDDSRTIALRNPLSEDQNVLRPMLAPGLLQSVRHNMTQGNTSLRIFETAVVFQPESASETGANEPSRLGLALTGQRYPEGWPCPVEFVEFADLKGMVEHLLRHLQLPEAQYRTLPEHSICLPCAEILLNGEVCGWIGRVRTEIAEQCHVRRELFLAEIDLDLLQRFCEQSRPTFKALPVFPPVRRDLTVISDLDLTCVKIIEAIQAAGLDLLQNVVLVDRFLPGAQIAVSSRSSDADSDKANEVRHTLRLTYRHTERSLTNEEVDQLHQGLCSFLQEQLPIRFS